The following proteins come from a genomic window of Sesamum indicum cultivar Zhongzhi No. 13 linkage group LG10, S_indicum_v1.0, whole genome shotgun sequence:
- the LOC105172404 gene encoding probable protein phosphatase 2C 34 — translation MGHFSSMFNGLARSLSIRRTKNSRSNCGSCDGREAVEAMAKDAKKNDLILRTSGIVNAEGSKNLATVFSKRGEKGVNQDCCIVWEEFGCQEDMIFCGIFDGHGPWGHFVAKSVRESMPSSLLCNWQETLVEASVDPDFDLESDKKLHRFNIWKHSYLKACAAVDQELEQHRKIDAFHSGTTALTIVRQGDIIFLANVGDSRAVLGTTSDSGNLVAVQLTIDFKPNLPQEAERIIQCNGRVYCLHDEPGVHRVWLPHEESPGLAMSRAFGDYCVKDFGLISVPEVTQRHITSKDQFVVLATDGVWDVISNQEAVQIVSTTPNRAKSAKRLVESAAHAWKRKRKGIAMDDISAIVLFFHSPSSCDQINLCSSTLK, via the exons ATGGGGCATTTCTCTTCAATGTTCAATGGGCTGGCACGGTCACTTTCGATCAGGAGAACGAAGAATTCGAGGAGCAATTGTGGGAGTTGTGATGGAAGGGAGGCTGTTGAAGCTATGGCGAAGGACGCGAAGAAAAATGACTTGATATTGAGGACCTCTGGCATTGTTAACGCTGAGGGGTCCAAGAATTTGGCTACTGTCTTCTCaaagagaggagagaaagGTGTGAACCAAGATTGCTGCATTGTTTGGGAG GAGTTTGGATGCCAAGAAGACATGATATTCTGTGGGATATTTGATGGGCACGGTCCTTGGGGACATTTTGTGGCAAAGAGTGTTAGAGAGTCAATGCCGTCATCTCTTCTCTGCAATTGGCAAGAGACACTCGTTGAAGCTTCGGTTGATCCTGATTTTGATTTGGAATCAGATAAAAAGCTTCACAGATTCAATATATGGAAGCATTCCTATTTGAAGGCCTGTGCTGCCGTTGATCAGGAACTAGAACAGCACCGTAAAATTGATGCATTCCACAGCGGAACCACTGCCTTGACAATTGTTAGGCAG GGAGACATTATTTTCTTAGCAAATGTTGGAGACTCACGTGCTGTACTCGGCACCACTTCCGACAGTGGAAACTTGGTAGCGGTGCAGCTCACCATTGACTTCAAGCCCAATCTGCCTC AGGAGGCCGAGCGGATAATTCAGTGCAACGGGCGAGTCTACTGTCTGCACGATGAGCCGGGGGTTCACAGAGTGTGGCTGCCGCATGAGGAATCTCCCGGACTAGCAATGTCTAGAGCATTCGGGGATTACTGTGTAAAGGATTTCGGACTTATTTCTGTGCCTGAAGTGACACAGAGACATATAACAAGTAAAGACCAATTCGTCGTGCTGGCAACAGACGGG GTTTGGGATGTTATATCGAATCAAGAAGCAGTTCAGATTGTATCGACGACCCCCAACCGGGCCAAGTCCGCCAAGCGGCTGGTGGAGAGCGCGGCTCATGCATGGAAGCGGAAGAGAAAGGGTATAGCTATGGATGATATATCAGCAATTGTACTGTTTTTTCATTCACCTTCTTCATGCGACCAAATCAATCTCTGTTCATCTACATTGAAGTGA